The Fragaria vesca subsp. vesca linkage group LG2, FraVesHawaii_1.0, whole genome shotgun sequence genome includes a window with the following:
- the LOC101303013 gene encoding ammonium transporter 3 member 1-like encodes MNNSTFALPPGLMYDDASPEWMSKADNAWQLTAATLVGMQSVPGLIILYGGAVKKKWAVNSAFMAFYAFACVLVCWVGWGYHMSFGTPLFTSAPFWGKADVALDQKFLFTQAFLGKFPNATMVYFQFVFAAITLILIAGALLGRMNFYAWMLFVPLWLTFSYTVGAYSIWSPKGWLALKGIIDYSGGYVIHLSSGVAGFTAAYWVGPRSTKDRERFPPNNILLMLTGAGLLWMGWTGFNGGDPYVVSMDASLAVLNTHVCTATSLLTWLALDVIFFRKPSVIGAVQGMITGLVCITPAAGVVQGWAAIIMGILSGSIPWYTMMVVHKKSMLLQKVDDTMAVLHTHAIAGALGGLLTGLFAHPKLNYLFYSTYGTYVGLFYGIDMRRFKAGARQVGIQLLGVLFVVTLNVVVTSLVCLLVQLIVPLRMSEEDMEIGDEAAHGEEAYAIWGQGEKLDNSRHGAYDIESSAKGRARSAGNIEMA; translated from the exons ATGAACAACTCCACCTTTGCTCTTCCTCCTGGCCTCATGTATGATGATGCCAGTCCAGAATGGATGAGCAAAGCCGACAACGCATGGCAGCTGACTGCTGCAACTCTGGTTGGCATGCAAAGTGTTCCTGGCCTCATTATCCTATATGGCGGTGCGGTGAAGAAGAAATGGGCTGTGAACTCAGCTTTCATGGCATTCTATGCTTTTGCTTGTGTTCTTGTGTGTTGGGTTGGTTGGGGATATCATATGTCTTTTGGGACTCCACTCTTCACATCAGCTCCATTTTGGGGGAAGGCTGATGTGGCATTGGACCAAAAGTTTCTTTTTACACAGGCTTTTCTTGGGAAGTTCCCTAATGCCACAATGGTGTACTTTCAGTTTGTGTTTGCAGCAATCACTTTGATATTGATTGCTGGAGCTCTTTTGGGAAGGATGAACTTTTATGCTTGGATGTTGTTTGTGCCACTCTGGCTGACATTTTCATACACTGTTGGAGCATATAGTATTTGGAGTCCAAAAGGGTGGCTTGCCTTGAAAGGAATAATTGATTATTCTGGTGGTTATGTCATCCATCTCTCTTCTGGAGTTGCTGGTTTTACAGCAGCCTACTGG GTCGGTCCTCGTTCAACCAAGGACAGGGAAAGGTTCCCCCCAAACAACATTCTACTTATGTTGACTGGAGCAGGGTTGCTCTGGATGGGATGGACAGGGTTCAATGGAGGAGACCCTTATGTAGTCAGTATGGATGCTTCATTGGCTGTCTTGAACACTCATGTCTGCACCGCTACCAGCTTGCTCACTTGGCTAGCTCTTGATGTCATCTTTTTCCGCAAGCCTTCTGTCATCGGTGCAGTTCAAGGCATGATCACTGGTTTGGTTTGCATCACCCCAGCTGCTG GAGTTGTGCAAGGATGGGCAGCCATAATAATGGGGATTCTCTCTGGCTCAATCCCTTGGTATACCATGATGGTTGTCCACAAGAAATCTATGCTTCTTCAGAAAGTTGATGACACAATGGCTGTCCTACACACTCATGCCATTGCCGGAGCCCTTGGTGGACTCCTCACCGGTCTCTTTGCTCATCCAAAGCTCAATTACTTGTTCTATAGCACCTATGGAACATATGTTGGTCTATTTTATGGTATTGACATGCGAAGATTCAAGGCCGGAGCTCGTCAAGTAGGAATTCAACTTCTCGGAGTACTCTTCGTTGTTACACTAAATGTAGTGGTGACAAGCCTTGTATGCCTTTTGGTACAACTCATTGTGCCTCTGAGAATGTCTGAAGAGGATATGGAGATTGGTGATGAAGCAGCTCATGGTGAAGAGGCTTATGCTATCTGGGGTCAAGGTGAAAAGCTAGACAATTCAAGGCATGGGGCATATGATATTGAATCATCTGCAAAGGGTAGAGCCAGGTCTGCTGGAAATATTGAGATGGCATAA
- the LOC101303305 gene encoding U-box domain-containing protein 11-like, translated as MATAPLKPAPGSMSAVRIRAAIRAALSEAQSDSDEVQQKALQTLASITKVSPQNRNLLAQTEGAVPSLLALSESSSSITQNLALSILFNLSLNLDLKLSLADLETIYHLNTIISDPTESGKLASSLVCSLAMLDKNKAKFGVAGTIQLLVKAISGPRGPAAHHILSSLAELVRFHGNCTVAVREGAVPALLQVVESPDGEDLAGTSLLVLGLLARFDEGLSALSKTDQIVSSMVQVLKGRCMLSKEGAAELLLLLFDESEGCVRDALRLQDFSSLVADISVRGSARAREKAALLMKKMMDADMDSYADGNPMFSQW; from the coding sequence ATGGCAACCGCTCCTCTGAAACCAGCGCCAGGATCAATGTCAGCAGTTCGGATTCGTGCTGCCATTAGGGCCGCCCTCTCCGAGGCTCAATCTGACTCCGATGAAGTTCAGCAGAAAGCTCTTCAGACCTTAGCTTCTATCACCAAGGTGAGTCCCCAGAACCGAAACCTACTTGCACAAACCGAAGGAGCAGTCCCTTCCTTACTAGCCCTTTCAGAATCTTCATCCAGCATCACTCAGAATCTGGCATTGTCCATCCTCTTCAACCTTTCCCTGAACCTTGATCTGAAGCTATCACTTGCAGATTTAGAAACCATCTACCACCTTAATACCATAATTTCCGACCCAACAGAATCTGGCAAGCTAGCTTCCTCTCTGGTCTGCAGTCTAGCTATGCTTGACAAGAACAAGGCCAAGTTTGGTGTAGCAGGCACAATCCAATTGCTTGTCAAGGCCATTTCAGGTCCCCGTGGTCCTGCTGCTCATCACATCCTTAGCTCCCTCGCAGAGCTTGTTCGGTTCCATGGGAACTGCACTGTGGCAGTAAGAGAAGGTGCTGTTCCTGCACTTCTCCAAGTGGTGGAGAGCCCTGATGGTGAGGACCTAGCCGGAACTTCTCTTCTGGTCCTAGGCCTTCTTGCTAGATTTGATGAAGGGCTGAGTGCTTTAAGCAAAACTGATCAGATTGTGAGTTCAATGGTACAAGTGTTAAAGGGCAGGTGTATGTTGAGCAAGGAAGGTGCAGCTGAACTTCTGCTTCTCCTCTTTGACGAAAGCGAGGGGTGTGTGAGAGATGCTCTGAGGCTTCAAGACTTCTCGAGTTTGGTAGCTGATATTTCAGTCAGAGGATCAGCTAGAGCTAGAGAGAAGGCTGCTTTGCTGATGAAGAAGATGATGGATGCTGACATGGATTCTTATGCGGATGGAAACCCCATGTTTTCCCAGTGGTAA